The Sporomusa termitida genome has a window encoding:
- a CDS encoding aminoglycoside phosphotransferase family protein, with the protein MRINDLVNRIGFGSKAVVFRHENKAIKLFEPGYLETNAYFEVKLQQLALNASLPVPMVYGVTVSNDRVMIEMEYIKGKTLGDRMLADMRHIADFISRSVELQIEVHKVKAKDFPSQKDKLMRDIEAAKLLNKNQKLTLQNMLHSFISEDLLCHGDFHAFNIIQSNQGLVIIDWVDATCGCIAADVCRSFLLYLLTNKEVANLYLQHYCERSTSVTKEEVLKWLPIIAGARLSENNLHDAVNVLLHIVENGRLPS; encoded by the coding sequence ATGAGAATTAATGATTTGGTAAATAGAATTGGCTTTGGCAGTAAAGCAGTTGTCTTCCGGCATGAAAACAAAGCAATTAAGCTTTTTGAACCTGGATATTTAGAGACTAACGCATATTTTGAAGTGAAACTACAACAACTGGCTTTAAATGCAAGCCTTCCTGTACCAATGGTCTATGGTGTAACAGTAAGTAATGACCGTGTTATGATTGAAATGGAGTATATCAAGGGAAAAACACTTGGCGATCGTATGCTTGCTGATATGCGGCATATTGCTGATTTTATAAGCAGATCTGTTGAGTTGCAAATTGAAGTACACAAAGTAAAAGCAAAAGATTTTCCTTCTCAGAAAGATAAATTAATGCGAGATATTGAAGCTGCAAAGTTGCTTAATAAAAATCAGAAATTAACCTTGCAAAATATGTTACATAGTTTTATATCAGAGGATTTGCTTTGCCATGGAGATTTTCATGCTTTCAATATTATTCAGTCCAATCAAGGCTTAGTGATCATTGATTGGGTAGATGCTACTTGCGGTTGTATCGCAGCTGATGTTTGCCGGTCATTTCTTCTCTATTTACTTACGAATAAGGAAGTTGCTAACCTCTATTTACAACATTATTGTGAAAGATCAACATCTGTAACTAAAGAAGAAGTGCTAAAATGGTTACCTATCATTGCAGGAGCAAGATTATCTGAAAATAATTTACATGATGCTGTTAATGTTCTTCTTCATATTGTTGAAAATGGAAGGTTGCCTTCTTAA
- a CDS encoding DUF6602 domain-containing protein, whose amino-acid sequence MRAEALADNKETKQEPDGSEVFEKIYENYQDLNRKMVNELNLSSIHGGLTGHCREEMWLNFFRGIIPQKFSLAQGVIIIDAYGNASREVDIAVYDEQYTPYVFRYNMLKFIPIEAVAVVIECKSVDPGNKQLTEWAKSIDALRTCRAGIARMATGYFAGLNNPTQTGTRPIKILACLKEVVRDGTWEACWQELQQSFDFIIAKKKDKDKYFELVVANKQKNLGWWGQQLNGISSASNDLQGLALERDIPESDPDSYKGLIFAADSSTLVKNTLADLEIEGNPILSLNLQLNQLLMLINNPMLFPHFAYAQQFNDIANLIKEKRQKQPHCEAEQNA is encoded by the coding sequence GTGAGGGCTGAAGCATTGGCGGATAACAAGGAAACAAAGCAAGAACCGGACGGAAGTGAGGTTTTCGAAAAAATCTATGAGAATTATCAGGATTTAAACCGAAAAATGGTGAACGAGCTGAATTTGTCCTCTATCCACGGCGGTTTAACCGGTCATTGCCGGGAAGAAATGTGGCTTAATTTTTTCCGGGGCATTATTCCGCAGAAGTTTTCTCTGGCCCAGGGAGTAATCATTATTGATGCCTATGGCAATGCCTCGCGGGAAGTGGATATCGCCGTTTATGACGAACAGTATACGCCGTATGTATTCCGGTATAATATGTTGAAGTTCATTCCGATTGAGGCGGTGGCAGTAGTCATTGAATGCAAGAGTGTTGACCCGGGGAATAAACAATTGACGGAGTGGGCAAAAAGCATTGATGCTTTACGGACTTGCCGGGCGGGCATTGCCAGAATGGCGACCGGTTATTTTGCGGGCTTGAACAATCCCACCCAGACCGGGACCCGTCCAATCAAGATTTTAGCCTGCTTAAAGGAAGTAGTCCGCGACGGGACCTGGGAAGCATGCTGGCAAGAATTACAGCAATCTTTTGACTTTATTATTGCCAAGAAAAAGGATAAGGATAAGTACTTTGAGCTTGTTGTTGCCAATAAACAGAAAAACCTGGGCTGGTGGGGGCAGCAGCTAAACGGAATCAGTTCTGCAAGCAATGATTTGCAGGGCCTTGCCTTGGAAAGGGACATACCTGAAAGTGATCCCGATTCCTACAAAGGGCTTATCTTTGCAGCTGATTCCTCTACCTTAGTAAAAAACACTCTTGCAGATTTGGAGATTGAAGGCAATCCTATATTGTCTTTAAATTTACAGCTTAACCAGCTGCTGATGTTGATTAATAACCCGATGCTTTTTCCTCACTTTGCCTATGCGCAGCAATTTAACGATATAGCCAACTTAATAAAGGAAAAACGCCAAAAACAGCCGCACTGTGAAGCGGAACAGAATGCCTAG
- a CDS encoding DUF6036 family nucleotidyltransferase, whose product MDSRAKIVLAAQIEDPLKRQMRVAAIIATELEQKGTQAVLVGGSAVEFYTVANYLTRDIDFVVTKPDHIGEVMTGLGFKNDSGTWYLPEYQQVVVEFPKGPLDGSWERVQKVIGPDGTSVNIISVEDILIDRASGIRFWNDPDEWVKYIMVGNYDRIDWEYLEQRARDLQCDAVIQTSKEWAKEKREIFRQDSGDLQAEAEKKS is encoded by the coding sequence ATGGACAGCCGTGCAAAAATAGTCCTGGCGGCGCAAATAGAAGATCCCTTAAAGCGGCAAATGCGCGTTGCCGCTATTATTGCTACTGAATTGGAGCAGAAAGGCACACAGGCAGTATTGGTGGGGGGTTCGGCAGTGGAGTTCTATACTGTGGCCAATTATTTAACCCGTGATATTGATTTTGTTGTGACTAAGCCCGATCATATCGGTGAGGTAATGACAGGACTAGGCTTTAAAAATGACTCCGGTACATGGTACTTACCCGAGTATCAACAGGTGGTAGTCGAATTCCCGAAAGGCCCGCTGGATGGCAGCTGGGAGCGGGTACAGAAGGTTATTGGCCCTGATGGAACAAGTGTCAATATTATCAGTGTGGAAGATATATTAATAGACCGTGCTTCAGGAATTAGGTTTTGGAACGACCCGGATGAATGGGTAAAATATATTATGGTGGGAAACTATGACCGTATTGACTGGGAATACCTTGAGCAACGCGCCCGGGATTTGCAATGTGATGCTGTGATTCAAACTAGCAAGGAATGGGCTAAAGAAAAACGAGAAATTTTTCGGCAAGATTCGGGTGATCTGCAGGCGGAGGCAGAAAAGAAATCATAG
- a CDS encoding Cas10/Cmr2 second palm domain-containing protein — MAVYAYIDVARKQEFIYKNNKLRDNLHNSFLIKAITEELDRPDRPEDFCLSAYLEQAHPGQFAFVYSGGGNSIIRLDTPDIGKEFVRKFSSAVLRRHPDLELYISLVGDDGTDKQLIENLHKAADEQKNRRRSRCRRWTYGVEKIDETGQAVRKESKNSSETKAAREYLKEKFQALVPPAHFFITTELKDYKKDEEGKSYIGVIAIDGNKMGEMVAGASGFAEIKELSNTIEAIYREAVRDALFSCFAPDRERTRRICITPVLMAGDDICLIVEAEQAIEIAAAILRSIQMVSGRKKQNNSLLGRLIAGDYLTACAGVAIARYNYPFFELVQAAEGLCSRAKEALYKVPANKGSFIDWEVLPGPVPVARPQYARSGPVKEIFHVKPLRVDRTVPAEPVTAQGIYHYDAFIDFLRCVRQQVSTSSLAECRKHFYAGWEQYRLFLEFHKDSGKLTELAERIFGAKAGVWEYAALTTKQQDVPFSRTYILNDILETSPFIALQEEEEYGGTDLSNRGAAL; from the coding sequence ATGGCTGTCTATGCCTATATTGATGTGGCCCGTAAGCAGGAGTTTATATACAAGAATAATAAGCTGCGGGACAATCTGCATAATTCCTTTCTTATTAAGGCCATCACGGAAGAACTGGACAGACCGGACCGGCCGGAGGATTTTTGTCTCAGCGCTTATTTAGAGCAAGCGCATCCGGGACAATTTGCGTTTGTTTATTCCGGCGGCGGCAACAGCATTATCCGCTTGGATACGCCGGATATAGGCAAAGAGTTTGTTAGAAAATTCTCCAGTGCCGTTCTCCGCAGGCATCCTGATCTGGAACTCTATATCAGTCTGGTTGGGGACGATGGTACAGATAAACAACTGATTGAGAATTTGCATAAGGCGGCAGATGAACAAAAAAACAGGCGCCGGTCCCGCTGCCGGCGGTGGACCTATGGAGTGGAGAAAATTGATGAAACCGGCCAGGCAGTGCGGAAGGAATCAAAGAATTCTTCGGAAACGAAAGCAGCCCGGGAATATTTAAAGGAAAAATTCCAGGCCCTTGTGCCACCGGCGCATTTTTTCATTACCACCGAGCTGAAAGATTACAAAAAGGATGAAGAGGGGAAAAGTTACATCGGTGTCATTGCCATTGACGGCAATAAAATGGGCGAAATGGTTGCCGGCGCCAGTGGCTTTGCCGAGATAAAAGAATTAAGCAATACCATCGAGGCCATCTATCGGGAAGCGGTCAGGGACGCTTTGTTTTCCTGCTTTGCTCCCGATAGGGAGCGAACCAGGCGGATCTGCATCACCCCGGTGCTGATGGCCGGTGATGATATATGCCTGATTGTTGAGGCCGAGCAGGCCATTGAAATCGCTGCCGCGATTCTCCGGTCAATCCAAATGGTTTCGGGCCGGAAAAAACAAAATAATTCTCTTTTAGGCCGATTGATAGCGGGTGATTATCTGACCGCCTGCGCCGGAGTGGCGATTGCCCGCTATAATTATCCGTTTTTTGAATTGGTGCAGGCGGCGGAAGGGTTGTGCAGCCGGGCGAAAGAAGCGCTATATAAAGTACCGGCCAACAAGGGCAGCTTTATCGACTGGGAGGTGCTGCCGGGGCCGGTGCCGGTTGCCCGGCCACAGTACGCACGGTCCGGCCCGGTGAAGGAAATATTCCATGTTAAGCCGCTGCGCGTGGACCGGACAGTACCGGCGGAGCCGGTAACTGCACAGGGGATCTATCATTATGATGCGTTTATTGACTTTTTACGTTGTGTCCGGCAGCAAGTCAGCACTTCGTCGCTGGCGGAGTGCCGCAAGCATTTTTATGCCGGCTGGGAACAGTACCGTCTGTTTTTGGAGTTTCACAAGGACAGTGGGAAGCTGACGGAGCTGGCAGAGCGGATTTTTGGCGCAAAAGCCGGAGTTTGGGAATACGCCGCTCTGACTACTAAGCAACAAGACGTGCCATTTTCCCGGACCTATATCTTAAACGATATTCTGGAAACCAGCCCATTTATTGCTTTGCAGGAGGAGGAAGAATATGGCGGAACCGACCTATCAAATCGAGGTGCGGCTTTGTAG
- a CDS encoding RAMP superfamily CRISPR-associated protein, with protein sequence MWQRLIYEFAIRAVSPVRCGANETEVVKTPDGKPVILGNSLGGALRAYLQQGGVRTEDIEKAMGGEVESAEEKKKFLPSRIYISDGMIENYSDGEKQGLPRQEGTAVNPVYGAAEPHQKYMLEYLPAGTTVNFKIESDVWAGAGKEHNDALQPAELEKLVATWANGFAGGQLLLGGQKSNGFGRFTLDSLQARVVFLDNSQALDRYIFGSREKPAMEDVPWQAMPQYPLVPQCAVTFTLQGVFPYGVYQAFPVTADAGAQAAGARREPLTGLLKKRDNKDNGKHKEGQEQAYYIPAASLKGVLRHEVLRLLGRMMSDTADQGCGKNLTDLFGGTGSPGKLTVHDIVVTGTPVAVNRDSRQTDLPIYIKIDRLTGSSYDSALKRQQEIQGTAVISLELAVKPADDGYLNYIFPLVYVLRRLGAGLIPLGGRTVAGLGQFLAPTVNIGAGEETWQIETGPELSTGNRRQLEMWWESFAGWCRQ encoded by the coding sequence ATGTGGCAAAGACTGATTTATGAGTTTGCAATCCGGGCGGTTTCGCCGGTCCGCTGCGGCGCCAACGAGACCGAGGTGGTCAAAACGCCGGATGGCAAGCCGGTAATTTTGGGAAATTCTCTGGGCGGAGCCCTGCGGGCATACTTACAGCAGGGGGGCGTACGGACAGAAGACATCGAAAAAGCGATGGGCGGCGAGGTTGAGTCGGCAGAGGAAAAGAAGAAATTCTTGCCAAGTCGTATTTATATCAGTGACGGTATGATAGAAAACTACTCTGATGGGGAAAAACAGGGGCTTCCTCGCCAAGAAGGAACTGCGGTCAATCCTGTATATGGCGCGGCGGAGCCCCATCAGAAATACATGCTGGAATATTTACCGGCAGGCACAACGGTTAATTTTAAAATTGAAAGTGATGTATGGGCGGGAGCGGGCAAGGAACATAATGATGCGCTGCAGCCTGCGGAACTGGAAAAGCTTGTTGCCACCTGGGCCAACGGGTTTGCCGGCGGCCAACTATTGCTGGGCGGGCAAAAGAGCAATGGTTTTGGCCGGTTTACGCTGGATTCGCTGCAAGCAAGAGTAGTTTTCCTGGACAACAGTCAGGCGCTGGACAGGTATATTTTCGGCAGCCGGGAAAAGCCGGCCATGGAGGATGTACCCTGGCAGGCAATGCCGCAATATCCTTTAGTGCCACAGTGTGCGGTTACGTTTACTTTGCAAGGAGTTTTTCCTTACGGCGTCTATCAGGCTTTTCCAGTGACTGCAGATGCAGGTGCCCAAGCGGCAGGGGCCAGGCGCGAGCCGCTTACCGGTTTGTTAAAAAAAAGAGATAATAAGGATAACGGCAAACATAAGGAAGGGCAGGAGCAGGCGTATTATATTCCGGCCGCCAGTTTGAAAGGAGTGCTGCGGCACGAGGTTCTTCGTCTGCTTGGGCGTATGATGAGCGACACGGCCGACCAGGGGTGCGGGAAAAACCTGACGGACTTGTTTGGCGGCACCGGTAGCCCCGGCAAGCTGACCGTGCACGATATCGTGGTTACAGGAACCCCGGTCGCTGTAAATAGGGATAGCCGGCAAACAGACCTGCCCATATATATTAAAATTGACCGGCTGACCGGCAGCAGTTACGATAGCGCACTTAAGCGTCAGCAGGAAATTCAGGGAACGGCTGTCATCAGCCTGGAGCTGGCCGTTAAGCCTGCTGATGACGGATATCTGAACTATATATTCCCGCTGGTTTATGTCCTGCGGCGTCTGGGAGCAGGCCTCATACCGCTGGGCGGCCGGACAGTGGCGGGACTGGGGCAGTTCCTGGCGCCAACGGTGAATATTGGCGCTGGTGAAGAAACTTGGCAGATAGAAACTGGTCCGGAATTGTCAACAGGGAATCGCAGGCAGCTGGAGATGTGGTGGGAGTCTTTTGCAGGGTGGTGCAGGCAGTGA
- a CDS encoding 4Fe-4S dicluster domain-containing protein — translation MRIDKDKCAGCGQCTEFCTLGRIAVCRRDPRTGKLYYEINEDECVDCGVCLRAGVCSAGALYMPAYAWPRTVRSAFSDPTVEHRDTKVAGRGTEEIKTNEITGRIKRGFVGISCEMGRPSVGARFYDIEKVAMALARLGVEFEPNNPCTRLMADPQTGRYKAEVLNEKVLSAIIEMIIPLAQLPAVLTAIRGAAAGVDCVFCVDLITVLEPGNAIPTLPLLQSLQWPVSPNGKMNTGLGRPLAKEG, via the coding sequence ATGCGAATCGATAAAGATAAATGTGCCGGCTGCGGCCAGTGTACGGAGTTTTGCACCCTCGGCCGGATCGCCGTTTGCCGGCGTGATCCCCGTACGGGCAAGCTGTATTATGAGATTAATGAAGATGAATGTGTGGACTGCGGCGTTTGCCTGCGGGCCGGGGTGTGTTCGGCCGGGGCCCTGTATATGCCGGCCTACGCATGGCCCCGCACCGTCCGGTCGGCCTTTAGCGATCCGACGGTCGAGCATCGCGATACCAAAGTCGCCGGCCGGGGTACGGAAGAGATCAAAACCAATGAGATCACCGGCCGGATTAAGCGGGGCTTTGTGGGCATTTCCTGTGAAATGGGCCGCCCCAGCGTCGGCGCCCGCTTCTATGATATAGAGAAGGTGGCAATGGCCCTGGCGCGGCTGGGGGTGGAGTTTGAGCCCAATAATCCCTGCACCCGGCTGATGGCCGATCCGCAAACCGGCCGCTACAAGGCAGAAGTCCTTAACGAAAAGGTCCTGTCGGCGATTATTGAGATGATTATCCCGCTCGCACAGCTGCCGGCGGTCCTGACCGCTATCCGCGGCGCTGCCGCCGGGGTGGACTGTGTTTTTTGCGTTGATCTGATTACCGTGCTGGAACCGGGGAATGCCATACCGACCCTGCCCCTGCTGCAGTCGCTGCAGTGGCCGGTTTCCCCAAACGGCAAAATGAATACCGGCCTTGGCAGGCCGCTGGCAAAGGAGGGGTAA
- a CDS encoding TIGR03986 family type III CRISPR-associated RAMP protein, with protein sequence MENERPRNMDNRLNQLKAYKEVILPYDFVPFSATTYYPYQKTRTGSKGNRQAGNLLPGHDRKENNNVSGFVQYTLQPCSDLVLETREKLKGGYFVSGSQFRGRIRANLEILSASYPQFVNTTPLLYRDLAGDLSKLYREKLGLVKNKGIEHVVQAGFLIKNENDFYVIPAPKIGDKNFLSIKEHRLIQMQIDKSAKQFSPLFCWDSNKISTFARIQKQIDDMNEKVLQRRQLQFEMKKKYFGLVPNDSFIPYQQRLFAQVNENHTVDNLSFAKLPEEKCHLAYLFNSTNASSKRSHYLVLEPGQNDRNRNHSNQYKVSDALIAAYQQNLKKNRAFDEETEIGIMKKQFYDIFGSYDNILMRHSGSVGLVVFFQLDGEKLKNIGRTPYFKIPCRHQLTSLLGIRKQEKVDCASALFGFTAEKEPADQRKDVSIDTIPSYKSRLRFTSLDIELADAQTLELQKQPFLLPTPYASACAMYLEQPEGKSLQTYEQPARPQLNGYKYYHILPKQLKVQNQADWPNPNMLSYKPVIKYGSVRLLRGKIYFHNLTKAELGVLLLSLEPKQLLKTRQYGPQAEQFRSELEQAYDLVGGAKPYGYGKVKIEVRQLALEKSGRDFTSLVVDTEEIIADATWGEYIDAFIADMGGGNYFNTVHFRQYLQSKLELQDASELITWDQLPKKIAAETNSSQGGYPKHWRLKRTGKKS encoded by the coding sequence ATGGAAAATGAGAGGCCGCGAAATATGGATAATAGGCTCAATCAGTTAAAGGCCTATAAAGAGGTCATACTTCCTTATGACTTTGTACCTTTTTCTGCAACGACATACTATCCTTATCAAAAAACGCGTACTGGTTCTAAGGGCAATCGTCAGGCCGGCAATCTCCTTCCCGGTCATGATCGTAAGGAAAACAACAATGTATCCGGCTTTGTTCAATACACATTGCAGCCCTGCTCTGATCTGGTACTGGAAACCAGGGAAAAGCTGAAAGGTGGCTACTTTGTGAGCGGCAGTCAGTTTCGTGGCAGGATACGGGCTAATCTGGAAATTCTGAGTGCTAGCTACCCGCAGTTTGTTAACACGACGCCTTTGTTGTACCGGGATTTGGCGGGAGATCTCAGTAAGCTTTACAGAGAGAAACTGGGATTAGTCAAAAATAAGGGAATCGAGCATGTGGTTCAGGCTGGATTTTTGATAAAAAATGAAAATGATTTTTATGTGATTCCAGCGCCCAAAATAGGTGATAAAAATTTCTTATCTATTAAAGAACACCGGTTGATCCAGATGCAAATAGACAAATCAGCTAAACAATTTTCTCCCTTGTTTTGTTGGGATAGTAACAAGATAAGCACATTTGCCAGGATTCAGAAACAGATTGATGATATGAACGAGAAGGTTTTGCAGCGGAGACAACTGCAATTTGAAATGAAGAAGAAGTATTTTGGTCTGGTGCCGAATGATTCTTTTATTCCTTATCAACAGCGCTTATTTGCCCAAGTTAATGAGAATCATACAGTTGATAACCTTTCTTTTGCCAAGCTGCCCGAAGAAAAGTGTCATTTGGCCTATTTATTTAACTCGACCAATGCATCATCAAAAAGATCCCATTATTTGGTATTGGAACCTGGACAAAATGACAGGAATAGAAATCATTCCAACCAATACAAAGTATCTGATGCTTTGATTGCTGCATATCAGCAGAATCTGAAAAAAAATCGCGCATTCGATGAAGAAACAGAAATAGGAATTATGAAAAAGCAATTCTATGATATTTTTGGCAGCTATGATAATATTCTGATGAGGCATAGTGGTTCTGTTGGTCTGGTTGTGTTTTTTCAATTAGACGGAGAAAAACTGAAAAATATCGGCCGGACGCCATATTTTAAAATTCCCTGCCGACATCAATTGACCAGCTTATTAGGAATAAGAAAACAGGAAAAAGTCGATTGCGCTAGTGCTCTATTCGGATTTACAGCGGAAAAGGAGCCCGCGGATCAACGCAAGGATGTTTCAATTGACACGATACCCTCGTACAAATCCAGGCTCCGGTTTACTTCGTTGGACATTGAACTCGCCGATGCACAAACGTTAGAATTGCAAAAACAGCCATTCTTATTACCGACGCCTTACGCCTCGGCCTGTGCCATGTATCTTGAGCAGCCGGAAGGGAAAAGTCTGCAGACTTATGAGCAGCCGGCGCGTCCGCAATTAAATGGCTATAAATATTATCATATCTTACCCAAGCAGTTAAAAGTTCAGAATCAGGCGGATTGGCCGAATCCCAATATGCTAAGCTATAAACCGGTCATCAAATACGGCAGTGTGAGGCTGTTGCGGGGGAAGATTTATTTTCATAACCTCACCAAAGCGGAACTGGGGGTTCTGCTTCTCAGTCTGGAACCTAAACAGCTGTTAAAAACCCGGCAATATGGCCCGCAAGCCGAACAATTCCGCAGTGAACTGGAACAGGCTTACGATCTCGTTGGCGGGGCCAAGCCCTATGGGTATGGAAAAGTAAAAATCGAAGTGCGGCAACTGGCGCTGGAGAAAAGCGGCCGCGATTTTACATCCCTGGTCGTGGATACGGAAGAGATAATTGCTGACGCCACCTGGGGCGAGTATATCGATGCTTTTATTGCAGACATGGGGGGCGGCAACTATTTTAACACCGTCCATTTCCGTCAATATCTGCAAAGTAAACTGGAACTGCAGGATGCCAGCGAGCTTATCACCTGGGATCAACTGCCGAAAAAAATAGCAGCAGAAACAAATTCCTCACAGGGTGGTTATCCAAAACATTGGCGCTTGAAGAGAACAGGGAAAAAAAGTTAA
- the cas5 gene encoding CRISPR-associated protein Cas5 codes for MKGLAFDVRGSIGHFRRPDTTATQMTYPFITPTAAKGLVGAILGVEDFVTADQVGIELLRPVRTVAQQMSMLGKGTGAAFNRPTTIELLVNPAYRIYYTGEEYTEQLATALAEERSVYTTYLGAAYALTKPVLHRIYPEVVRAAAAEQEIESKSVVPTALIREISLKTDRYYCRAGGYLRHYKGGRTFEKSVDFLYEKDGKSITFIPRADASPELMLAKFGEEFICLI; via the coding sequence ATGAAAGGACTAGCATTTGATGTCAGGGGAAGTATCGGCCATTTTCGCCGCCCGGATACAACGGCAACGCAAATGACCTACCCTTTTATCACGCCTACTGCCGCCAAAGGCCTGGTGGGCGCGATCCTGGGCGTTGAGGATTTTGTGACTGCCGATCAGGTAGGGATCGAACTGTTGCGCCCGGTGCGGACGGTAGCCCAACAGATGTCCATGCTGGGCAAGGGTACCGGGGCGGCTTTCAACCGGCCCACCACCATTGAACTCTTGGTCAATCCGGCTTACCGCATTTACTATACCGGCGAAGAATATACGGAGCAACTGGCAACAGCGCTGGCTGAGGAGCGGTCTGTATATACGACCTATCTGGGAGCCGCTTATGCACTGACAAAACCGGTACTACACCGGATTTATCCGGAGGTGGTCCGGGCGGCGGCCGCAGAACAGGAAATTGAGAGTAAATCAGTTGTGCCGACCGCGCTGATCAGGGAGATTTCTTTAAAGACCGACCGTTACTATTGCCGGGCCGGCGGCTATTTACGGCACTATAAAGGTGGCCGCACCTTTGAAAAATCAGTTGATTTTCTCTATGAAAAGGATGGAAAATCAATAACATTTATCCCCAGGGCGGATGCGTCACCTGAGCTTATGCTGGCCAAATTCGGGGAGGAGTTCATATGCCTGATTTAG
- a CDS encoding CRISPR-associated protein: MNSSEILFIKAVKDGIPNRDPLNDSDARRLFPEEDGRISLSDVSIKRDVRDFVIAYENNGGATQKNHIFVQEKINDKGKLLGRGSLAELIARSVGAEKQAKDDMKSVLKDHCFDVRTFGIVYSVKPKFHLTGPVQFGWAHSLHPVDTQYVQGTVVMPSTDSNDEGEGKTQGTIWTSYTLPFAVFAMPAVINAKAAEHSGMTTADQELLLRALWQGTQHRQARGRGQQQPLILVHIEYNDPFYRIGYPEDLIAMAPDAAAWKAAGKQPSSLQDVVFDLTRLLAVVAEKREKIARCRIWLHPGVKISGTVEPFVQPLW, translated from the coding sequence ATGAACAGCAGTGAAATCTTATTTATTAAAGCGGTAAAAGACGGCATTCCCAACCGGGACCCCTTAAATGACAGTGATGCCAGAAGATTATTTCCCGAGGAGGACGGACGGATCTCCTTGAGCGATGTCAGCATAAAGCGGGATGTGCGGGACTTTGTCATTGCCTATGAGAATAACGGCGGGGCAACGCAGAAAAACCATATCTTTGTCCAGGAGAAGATAAATGATAAGGGCAAGCTTTTGGGGCGGGGCAGTCTGGCCGAATTGATTGCCAGAAGCGTGGGCGCCGAAAAGCAAGCCAAGGATGACATGAAAAGTGTCCTTAAAGATCACTGCTTTGATGTCCGCACCTTCGGTATTGTATATTCGGTTAAACCGAAATTCCATTTGACCGGTCCGGTGCAGTTCGGCTGGGCTCACTCCCTGCACCCGGTTGACACGCAATATGTGCAGGGCACGGTGGTTATGCCCAGTACCGACTCCAACGACGAGGGCGAAGGAAAAACCCAGGGGACGATCTGGACGAGCTATACCCTGCCGTTTGCCGTGTTTGCCATGCCGGCGGTGATTAATGCCAAGGCGGCCGAGCATTCCGGGATGACGACGGCGGATCAAGAACTCCTGCTGCGGGCTTTATGGCAGGGAACGCAGCATCGCCAGGCCCGCGGCCGGGGCCAGCAGCAGCCCCTGATTTTAGTACATATTGAGTATAACGATCCTTTTTACCGCATCGGTTATCCGGAGGATTTGATTGCAATGGCGCCTGACGCAGCCGCCTGGAAGGCAGCCGGTAAACAGCCCTCTTCTCTGCAGGACGTAGTGTTTGATCTGACTAGACTTTTGGCAGTTGTTGCCGAAAAGCGCGAGAAAATCGCCCGCTGCCGGATTTGGCTGCATCCCGGGGTGAAAATCAGTGGTACTGTTGAGCCGTTTGTGCAGCCATTGTGGTAA
- the cas6 gene encoding CRISPR-associated endoribonuclease Cas6, producing MPISYNYLLQGALYHSLHKELAAFLHEKGYTDGKRSFKLFSFSLLQGVYQLDRVKKNIAFDGEIKLTISSPMQDFCHSLVNILLATGNMRLGTQATEIEKINVRQLKVTGDQAVVKTLSPAVLYSTLLRPDGRKYTVYFQPGEADYGRLFSENLQKKYRAFWGTDAPAGNVTAKALGLPRLKVVNYKDIIIKGYAGKLLVTGPQELLQLAVDGGIGSKNSQGFGCVELQ from the coding sequence TTGCCTATTAGCTATAATTATCTTTTGCAGGGGGCTTTATATCATTCTCTCCATAAAGAACTGGCAGCCTTTTTGCATGAGAAAGGCTACACAGATGGGAAACGCAGTTTTAAACTGTTTAGCTTCTCTTTGCTGCAAGGAGTTTATCAACTGGACCGGGTTAAAAAAAACATTGCCTTTGACGGCGAAATAAAGCTGACAATTTCCTCGCCTATGCAGGATTTTTGCCACTCTCTGGTCAATATATTGCTTGCTACGGGAAATATGCGCCTGGGAACGCAGGCAACGGAGATAGAAAAAATTAATGTCAGGCAGTTAAAGGTTACCGGAGATCAGGCTGTAGTAAAAACCTTGTCGCCGGCTGTGCTTTACAGCACTTTGCTCAGGCCGGACGGCAGGAAATACACGGTATATTTTCAGCCGGGGGAAGCAGATTACGGGCGTTTGTTTAGTGAAAATCTACAAAAAAAATACCGGGCTTTTTGGGGCACCGATGCACCGGCAGGGAACGTGACGGCCAAAGCGCTGGGCTTGCCAAGGCTAAAGGTGGTTAATTATAAAGATATAATCATTAAAGGATACGCTGGCAAGCTGTTGGTAACCGGGCCGCAAGAACTGCTGCAATTAGCCGTGGATGGTGGCATCGGCAGCAAGAACAGTCAGGGATTTGGCTGTGTGGAGTTGCAGTAA